Within the Bacillota bacterium genome, the region GATCACACGTGCGGACCGCTGACAGCCTCGTCCATCACATCCCCGGATGCGCCGCCCACCTGGACGACGCGGCCCGCCTGGCCAGAGAGGAGCTGAGGAAGATGGCCGACCCGATCACCGAGCTCGAGGAGAAGGTCAGCCGGATCACCGACGTCCGTGAGCAAGCGGTCTGCTTCCCGCCCATAGCAAAGGCGCTCGTCGAGGTCCTGCGCATCGCCCACGAGGCCCGCGGACTAGAGGACATGGCTCGCGCCGTCGGCCGGATCGAGGTCATCAGCGAGTGGGCCTTCAGGCGCCTGGGCCTTATGGACCAGGGCTCACCCGACGGGCAAAAGAAAAACGCCACTCCAGTTTCAGCCTAGAGCGGCGGCACGTTTTCGAGGACCCAGACACAACATCCGGTGGCCTCGCCGTCATTATACCACGACCGGTTGGGCCACCGCAAGAAAGGGGTTGACCCCATGAGACTGTTACGACTGGCTTTGCGCAACTTCAAGGGGCTCCAGAAGTTCGTCCTGGAGCCGAACGGCGCGGACATCGCGGTCTTCGGCAATAACGCCACAGGCAAGACCACCTTGGCCGACGCCTTCATGTGGCTCCTCTTCGACAAGGACTCGACGAACCGCAAGGACTTTGAGATCAAGACCCTCGGGCCGGACGGCCAGCCGGTCCACGGCCTGGAGCACGAGGTCGAGGCAACCTTGGACCTCGAGCCCGGGCGCCTGACCCTCCGTAAGGTCTATCAGGAACAGTGGACCAAGAAGCGTGGCTCAGCCGCCAAGCAGTTCACCGGGCACATCACGGACCACTTCATCGACGGGGTGCCGGCGACCAAGACGGAGTTCACGACCCGGGTGGCCAGAATCGCCGACGAGGCGGCCTTCCGCCTTCTCACCGACCCGCTCTACTTCAACGCCCAGCTCCACTGGCAGAAGCGCCGGGAGATCCTCCTACAGGTCTGCGGCGACGTGTCTGACGCCGACGTGATCGCGAGCGACCCGGCCCTGGCCGGCCTGCCGGAGATCCTCGGGAACAAGACCATCGAGCAACTCCGTAAGGTCCTGGCCGCACGCAAGGCCGAGATCAATCAGGAGCTGGACCGTATCCCCGTGCGGATCGACGAGGCGAGGAGGGGCCTCCCCGAGGCCGGCGGTGACGCTGCGGCCCTTACGACTCGGCTCGACGGCCTCCGAGCCCAGCGCTCCCAGGTCGGGGCCGAGCGTCTCCGCATCCAGGCCGGCGGCGAGGCGGCCGAGCTGACGAAGAGGCTCCGGGAGAACGAGGCGGCCGCCCTGCTTCTGCAGCAGAGCTACCGGGTCAAGGCGGACGAGGCGGTAAGGGAAACCCAGGTGCTCCTGGCCGACGAGATTTACGAGGCCGATCGGCGGGCAAGGGATGGCCGGCGCCTGCGCGACGAGATCGCCCAGGGCCAGAAGGACCTCGCCCTGAGTCAGGCGCGTACCCAGAAGCTCCGCGACCAATGGCACGAGGTCGACGCGCGGCACCTGACCCTCAGCATCGAGGAGGTCTGCCCGACCTGCGGACGGCCGCTCCCCGAGGACCGGGTGCGCGAGGCGAGGGAGAAGGCTCAGGCCGATTTCAATGCCCGGAAGGCCGCGGAACTCGAGGAGATCACAGCGCAGGGAAAGCGCCTCGCCGAGTCGGTCGAGACGGCGCAGCGTTCCGTCGCTAAGCTCGAGGCGATGGCCGCAGAGGCCGAGCGGGACGCCGCCGAGCACCAGGCCAAGGTGGCCGAACTCCAGGGCAAGGTCAACCGTCTCCGGGCCGACGCGCCGGTCATCGAGTCCGACTCCGAGTACAAGCGCCTCGAGGCCGAGCGGCACGAGATCCGAGAGAAGCTGGCAAAGCTCCGCGAGGGCAACACCGAGGCCCTGGCCCGGGTCGAAGGCCGGGTGCGGGAACTGGACGAGCAGATCACGGCCGCCGAGGCCGACCTCGGTCGGATCAGCCAACGCGAGCGCGGCCTGGAGCGGATCAAGGAGCTGGAGGCCGACGAGCGGCGCCTGGCCGGTGAGTTCGAGGAACTCGAGCGTCAACTGTACCTGACCGAGCAGTTCATCCGGGCCAAGGTCTCGATGCTGGAAGAGCGGGTCAACGGATGCTTCCAACTGGCCCGGTTCAAGCTTTTCGACCAGCAGGTCAACGGCGGGCTCACGGAGGTATGCGAGGCGACCTACAACGGCGTCCCTTACAGCGGCCTCAACCACGGCGGTCAGCTCAACGTGGGCCTCGACATCATCAACACCCTGACCGAGCACTACAAGTTCGTGGCGCCGGTATGGGTCGACAACGCCGAGTCGGTCACAGCGATCCTGCGGACCCGCGGACAGCAGATCAAGCTCGTCGTTTCGGCCGCGGACAAAGTCCTGCGCGTGGAGCGCGAGTCCGCGCCCATCAAGAAGGAGGTGGCCTAGGATGTCCGTTCCCCAGGCCCAGGCTCAGAACCAATCCCAGCCGAACGCCTTGGCGCTCGTCAAGAGAGACACCGTCGACGTTGTGGCTGCGAGGATCCGTCAGTTCGTGCAGGACGGCGAGCTGGCCCTGCCGGCCAACTACTCGCCCGAGAACGCCATGAAGTCGGCCTGGTTGATTTTACAGAGCACCGTCGACAAGGAGAGGCGGCCAGTGCTCAAGGCCTGCACCAAGGAGAGCATCGCCAACGCCTTGCTCGACATGGTCATCCAGGGGCTCAACCCGGCCAAGCGCCAGTGCTACTTCATCCCCTACGGCGACCAGCTCGTCTGCCAGCGCTCCTACTTCGGCGACGAGGCACTGGTCCTGAGGGTTAAGCCGGACGCCAACATCTGGTACGGCGTCGTCTACGAGGGCGACGAGTTCGAGTACCAGATGGAACGCGGCCTCCGGAAGATCACGAAGCACGTCCAGCAGATCACGAACATCAAGCCCGACAAGATCATCGCGGCATACTGCGTGATCGAGGGCAAGGACGGCCAGGTAATTCATACCGAGGTCATGACCATCGACCAGATCCACAAGTCCTGGCAGCAGAGCAAGACGTACCGGGCCAACGGCGACGGGCCGCACAACAACTTCCCCGACCAGATGTGCCTGCGCACGGCCATCCGCCGGGCCTCTAAGGCCATCATCAACAGCTCCAGCGACGACTACCTGCTCCTCGAACGCGTCAACCGGTCCGACGAGGTGGGCGCCGAGGCCGAGATCGAGGCCGAGGTCGAGGCCAACGCCAACGGCGAGATCATCGACGCCGAGACGAAGCCTGCGCCGGCCGAGCCCCAGGTGGCTGCCGCGAAGGAGCAGGCTCCCGCGGTTCAGTCGCCGGCGCCGCAGGCCCCGACCAAGGCCCCGCCGGCCCAACAGGCCAAGCAGACAAGGCTCGGAGAGCCGGGGTTCTGAGATGGGACGCCAGGTGTTCGTCGTTCACGGGTCCGGAGCCTTGCCCAAGGTCTACCACCTGCCTAACTGCAGGCGCCTGCGCCGTCGCTCCAATTTCCTCGGACTGGTGCCCATGAATGAGGAGGCCGCCCAGAGGAACGGAATGCGGCTCTGCGACTACTGCCGAGCCCGAGAGAGGAAGCATCGATCGGATGGTCGACTTCAAGGCTCATGCCAGCAGCAGCGCGGGTAACCTCTACACCGTGACGGACGGCGGGAAGACCCTTGTGATCGAGTGCGGAGTTCGCTTCAAAACCCTGCAATCGGCCCTCGGGTTTTCCTTGTCGTCCGTTTCCGGCCTCCTCGTGAGCCACGCCCACCAGGATCACGCAGCCTGCATCCAGGACGTCCTTCGGGCCAGCGTCCCTTGCTACATGAGCGAGGGGACGGCCCAGGCCCTGGGGGTCGCCGGACACCACCGGACGCACATCCTGACGGGCCTGCGACAGGTCGACATCGGCGGCTGGACCGTCTTGCCCTTTGGAGTGATTCATGATGCCGACGAACCGCTGGGTTTCCTGATCGTGGCCCCGGGCGGTGACCGGCTGGTCTATGCGGTCGACACGGCCTACGTCCCATACCGGTTCGAGCGGCTTAGCGTGATCGCCATTGAGGCCAATTTCTCGCTCGACACCATCAGGCGCAATGTGGCCAGCGGCGAGATCGCCCTGAGCCACAAGAACCGGGTGATCCAAAACCACATGAGCATCGAACGGGCCCTCGACATGCTCCGAGCCAACGACCTCAGTCAGGTGCGGGAGATCCACCTCCTGCATCTCTCGGACGGCAACAGCGACGCCGAGGCCTTCCGCCGCCAGGTCCAGGAGCTGACGGGCAAGCCCGTTTACGTCGCGGCGAGGCAGTAGGGAAGGGGAGAGCACATACGAGAAAGACCGGGGTTTTCGCAACCAAGGACGAGGTCAACCAGTTGAGGGAGTTGGCGCGTCGCGGATGGATGCCGGGCGACAGGATGATGGTCTTCTCGGTCCTGGAGGGAATCAACCGGGACCAGGCCACGGTCGACGCTCAGCGGGTCTGCCACCAGCTGGCTCTGAAACACGGCCTGCCGGAGGTCCCGGGCTACTACGGTATCACCAACGACGGTGAGTTCGAATCGACGTGACCCCAGAAGGGTGAGGTGAAAGCGCGATGGTCAAAATCTCCGTCGGCTTCGGCCACACCTTGAACCTCGGCAACTACGAGAGCGCCCGGATCGACCACGCGATCGAGATGGACGTTCCCCCGGAAGAGGTCGACGCCAAGACCGAGGAGCTCATGGCCAAAGCCAAGGCGGTCGTCCGGGGTCAGATCCAGACGCTCATGGCCAGGAATGACATCAAGAAGTGACCGGTGTTCGATGAACCGCCGAGTCCGCAAGACATCGAACACGCAACGTCCCTAGCAGCAACGATGACTCTTGAACGAGGAAAGGGGGTTTTCGGTATGTCCATGGACGGAATCAAGCTGGACATTTCCACGAGCCTCATCAATGACATCATCAAGACGCAAATCCAGGCCGCAATTA harbors:
- a CDS encoding AAA family ATPase, which produces MRLLRLALRNFKGLQKFVLEPNGADIAVFGNNATGKTTLADAFMWLLFDKDSTNRKDFEIKTLGPDGQPVHGLEHEVEATLDLEPGRLTLRKVYQEQWTKKRGSAAKQFTGHITDHFIDGVPATKTEFTTRVARIADEAAFRLLTDPLYFNAQLHWQKRREILLQVCGDVSDADVIASDPALAGLPEILGNKTIEQLRKVLAARKAEINQELDRIPVRIDEARRGLPEAGGDAAALTTRLDGLRAQRSQVGAERLRIQAGGEAAELTKRLRENEAAALLLQQSYRVKADEAVRETQVLLADEIYEADRRARDGRRLRDEIAQGQKDLALSQARTQKLRDQWHEVDARHLTLSIEEVCPTCGRPLPEDRVREAREKAQADFNARKAAELEEITAQGKRLAESVETAQRSVAKLEAMAAEAERDAAEHQAKVAELQGKVNRLRADAPVIESDSEYKRLEAERHEIREKLAKLREGNTEALARVEGRVRELDEQITAAEADLGRISQRERGLERIKELEADERRLAGEFEELERQLYLTEQFIRAKVSMLEERVNGCFQLARFKLFDQQVNGGLTEVCEATYNGVPYSGLNHGGQLNVGLDIINTLTEHYKFVAPVWVDNAESVTAILRTRGQQIKLVVSAADKVLRVERESAPIKKEVA
- a CDS encoding RecT family recombinase, encoding MSVPQAQAQNQSQPNALALVKRDTVDVVAARIRQFVQDGELALPANYSPENAMKSAWLILQSTVDKERRPVLKACTKESIANALLDMVIQGLNPAKRQCYFIPYGDQLVCQRSYFGDEALVLRVKPDANIWYGVVYEGDEFEYQMERGLRKITKHVQQITNIKPDKIIAAYCVIEGKDGQVIHTEVMTIDQIHKSWQQSKTYRANGDGPHNNFPDQMCLRTAIRRASKAIINSSSDDYLLLERVNRSDEVGAEAEIEAEVEANANGEIIDAETKPAPAEPQVAAAKEQAPAVQSPAPQAPTKAPPAQQAKQTRLGEPGF
- a CDS encoding MBL fold metallo-hydrolase → MVDFKAHASSSAGNLYTVTDGGKTLVIECGVRFKTLQSALGFSLSSVSGLLVSHAHQDHAACIQDVLRASVPCYMSEGTAQALGVAGHHRTHILTGLRQVDIGGWTVLPFGVIHDADEPLGFLIVAPGGDRLVYAVDTAYVPYRFERLSVIAIEANFSLDTIRRNVASGEIALSHKNRVIQNHMSIERALDMLRANDLSQVREIHLLHLSDGNSDAEAFRRQVQELTGKPVYVAARQ